A genomic stretch from Oncorhynchus gorbuscha isolate QuinsamMale2020 ecotype Even-year linkage group LG20, OgorEven_v1.0, whole genome shotgun sequence includes:
- the LOC124006863 gene encoding early nodulin-75-like, whose product MPHRSATPKETCHTDQQPPKETCHTDQQPPKETCHTDQQPPKETCHTDQQPPKETCHTDQQPPKETWHTDQQPPKETWHTDQQPPKETCQIDQQPPKETCHTDQQPPKETWHTDQQPPKETCHIDQQPAKETCHTDQQPPKETCHTDQQPAKETCHTDQQPPKETWHTDKQPPKETCHTDQQPLRRHATDQRRRHATQISSPHAKETCHTDQQPPKETCHTDQQPPKETCHTDQQPPKETCHTDQQPPKETCHTDQQPPKETCHTDQQPPKETCHTDQQPPKETCHRSEPPRRQQQPPKETCHTDQQPPKETCHTDQQPPKETCHTDVNAHILICVIRARCGVLVQLIPPI is encoded by the coding sequence ATGCCACATAGATCAGCAACCCCTAAGGAGACATGCCACACAGATCAGCAGCCCCCTAAGGAGACATGCCACACAGATCAGCAGCCCCCTAAGGAGACATGCCACACAGATCAGCAGCCCCCTAAGGAGACATGCCACACAGATCAGCAGCCCCCTAAGGAGACATGCCACACCGATCAGCAGCCCCCTAAGGAGACATGGCACACAGATCAGCAGCCCCCTAAGGAGACATGGCACACAGATCAGCAGCCCCCTAAGGAGACATGCCAGATAGATCAGCAGCCCCCTAAGGAGACATGCCACACCGATCAGCAGCCCCCTAAGGAGACATGGCACACAGATCAGCAGCCCCCTAAGGAGACATGCCACATAGATCAGCAGCCCGCTAAGGAGACATGCCACACAGATCAGCAGCCCCCTAAGGAGACATGCCACACAGATCAGCAGCCCGCTAAGGAGACATGCCACACAGATCAGCAGCCCCCTAAGGAGACATGGCACACAGATAAGCAGCCCCCTAAGGAGACATGCCACACAGATCAGCAGCCCCTAAGGAGACATGCCACAGATCAGAGAAGGAGACATGCCACACAGATCAGCAGCCCCCATGCCAAGGAGACATGCCACACAGATCAGCAGCCCCCTAAGGAGACATGCCACACAGATCAGCAGCCCCCTAAGGAGACATGCCACACAGATCAGCAGCCCCCTAAGGAGACATGCCACACAGATCAGCAGCCCCCTAAGGAGACATGCCACACAGATCAGCAGCCCCCTAAGGAGACATGCCACACAGATCAGCAGCCCCCTAAGGAGACATGCCACACAGATCAGCAGCCCCCTAAGGAGACATGCCACAGATCAGAGCCCCCAAGGAGACAGCAGCAGCCCCCTAAGGAGACATGCCACACAGATCAGCAGCCCCCTAAGGAGACATGCCACACAGATCAGCAGCCCCCTAAGGAGACATGCCACACAGATGTGAACGCACACATACTCATCT